The DNA sequence TgcaacattttgaaaacaatagaTGCCAATTATTTTCCGGGCATACTCGCccacagaaaaatttgaaaattcagttctTAGAAATTCCTACCTTCACATGAATTTGATGCTTCAACATCGCAGCTCTGAGAATGAGCATTTTAGTACGTCTCTGGTACTCTCTGCCGACACTGATTGACTTCTCAAACGTCGTACTACGCTGATCAACGTCTTTGGCATACAAAATCTGTAATAAGAACGGGTAGACAATGAAAGCATCCCAGAAAAACTTTACATTTAGTGCACCATATCGAAAGTAAAATTACTTTATTGTGCGAGTCGATGCGTGCCTGGATTTGACCTTCGAGTATAAGCTGCATGAGCTCATCCTCAAGGGCGGAGACAGTTCTGTTGAATGCTGTAGCCATTCTCCTCATGTCAGCGCTTAAGTACGGGCTGAAGTATTGAATTAGTGCTCGATTCCTGATTTGAGTATAGAGAGAATTGACATGTGGTGCTATGTACATATCGAGTAAAATGTTGTCCTTTATCTCATCCAACAATTTCAAGCATGAGGCATACTTTGAGTTGTAAAACTGGAAGATAATATCTCTGAGTTGAGGTTCGAGCTCTAAGAACAATTTGAACGAGCTGCTGAATATGACTTGCTTTTGAAGTTCGTGTCTTTCAAAAGTAGCAAGCGCACAAAGTCCTCCATAGAGAGCAACATTTCCTGGAGAGAGGAGCTCAGGACAGTCGCAGTGATCCAGTGAAGCCTGGAGGAAGTTTCGCGCCGCCATTTTATATTTCGTGGTAGCGAGCTCTGCAAGTCCAGCGGCTACTTTAAGTTTGGTGATGACAGCCTGATTGTTGTCCTTGCCGTGAATTTCGGTAAAGTCAGGCGTGTTCTCAGCTTTCGTAACATAACTGAGGACATGGGACCAGTTTTGAAGGTAGACGGATACCTTGATAACATTAAGGCACATGTTAACGACATGTTTACCGCTGGTACAATAGTCACGTGCTCGCGAGTAGCACTTAAGAGCATTGCTGAGATCACCACAGTCCAGGTAATGGTCACCTAAATCGTCATGACCTCTCCGGATGCTTTCTTTGATTGAATTACTCTTGTAGTTCTTTAGATcggtatcaaatttttctaacttcAGGGCTGCCTTCTTCGACTTAGACTCTAACCACATGTGATCGATTGTCGGTACATCCTGAGATGTTGATTGGGCTGCTATATCAGGCAGTCCAGGCGTGCCGATTGTCTCCTGCAGCTTTTTATGCAGAGTTTGATAGACTCCTGTGTTATACGTTGTCATCACATATGTAATTGCCATTTTCAATGCCTCCAACCGTAGTGTCGGACAATGATCGGCGATATAGATGAGCCTGTACAATTTGGCAAGTCCTGTATAGCTGTTTGCGTAGACTTCTAAATCCTAAAAAGGTTCATCAGATATTGAATTAGCCTGTTGTCGTTCAAAAAGCAAATTTCAACATCGATGGGATGAGAAAAGATTGGCAAGAAAGATTCGGAGCTCCTTACCAGTGAGGGATTTTCTACAATATATGGTTCTTCTTCTGTGTTGTCGTTGTCTTCAGTTGGTGCGTCAACTTGCATTGGCTCCATTGCATTCTGCTGttgaatagaaaatgaaatccATTGTATTACATTCGGAGTGATTTGTACGACACAATACATCGGTTTGCCGACTCTTACACTATTAAGAGTGACTAAATGACATGTTTAATCTGTCATAGTTAACCCCAATTTGGAAagtgtattttttatcaatactgCCGCGTTTAGGGTACACAGTAACATTGttcaaattgtatttttaccTGAAACAGCACAGCCTGAATCGGCAGTGGCATTCTGTTGAAATTCTACACCCCCGGTGCTTGCTCACgctttttcttaaaattatattggcagtttaatttttatgccAGTATACCGTGGACTAGTCAAACCAAAGGCGACAACTCCAATTGGTATTTTGGACCGTAAACGGCGTAAACTACCCGTGTGATGGCGCTGCAGTGCAAATGCTATGCCGAGCGCACACACCTTAGAACACgctgaaagaaaacaaagaaatcaaCTTATCGAGTCATGTATCCGGTTTTAATTCTGATTTCCTCTTCATCcgtgaaaatgatgaaaacacCGTTGCGTTTTATCAGAAGGCTTGGCCTCTGATTCTGacttatttttcactcgtgaAGGCGGTGATAAGTACCATCTGGACCAATCAAGTGGCAACTTTACACAGAAAATCTTTTCACATGTGAAAAATAAGTCAGAATCCTGAGTATCTGGTTAATCATTGTTCAATAGTTTCACCGAAAATTTGAATCCATGCAATGAATTCTGCACGAGTTGTCCTTAGATATCATATATCAGAGTATTCCCGAGTAAACGCCGCAGTATGTTAGGTTGCCTATCACTAAGGAGatcaaatatcggtaaaataGTAGACCTACCGAATCTTAATCACTTTAGTCAAGTTAAGTCGTATCACTTTAATGTGACACCGGAATGCGATTACAGAATGCTTCAGCAAGGGTTATAAATAACTACTCAACTGATTGGCCAAATCCACACATCTTGGCAACATGGGCAGTTCCAGCTCAGTCGTAAGGACTTTAAACCGCCTACGTCCCGATGACTCGTATCGATACGTGTTTCACTCGGTAGTATACAACCCAAACGCTACCGCGTTTATTCGGAAACATCCTGTATAAAACGTTCAGCCCTGAGCTAATATTTCCTCCGGCTGGGTAGGTCTTAGTGGGTCCAGTGGTCATTCTATTGCCTTGCACTTACCGACCCGTCTTGTAGGATCCAAATATAAAATCGAGTTGGCATAGCAGAATACTGCAATCCTCCCTTCCCCGATCCTTCAGCACCCTTCATCGTATCCTTAGCCGCGGAGCAATGTCGATAAGGTTCACATTCTTGGCAGGTATATCTTTAGTCAAGGGCCACATTATGGAACGGAAGACTTTTGGTTTCAATCGagcatttatatatttatttattttttggggCGCAATGGGCAACACCGCCGGTGTTCAAACGGGCTGTTGTTCAATCTGGTTGATGTCTAATACGgctttcgattatttttagtgTCCAATCGGCTCTTGTCTAAACGGGCCTTTCCTAACGAAGAGAAAGAACTTAAGTTCAAATCCCTAGCATTTCGAAGTCCTAACTGGCAAAAGTTGTGAGACGGGTCACTATTATACGTTCAGGTTCCGAAATAGCAATCTGAGGTTTATAGTTTGTTGACCTACACATGGGCAGAATATAATTGAAGTATTcgaaatattgtttcaaaaacaatttgacTAGTTACGTATAGCGAACATCTTAACAACTGCAGTCTTCTACGGTTGAAGAAACGTTTTTGAAATACAGTGGTTTTGGCAAAGTAGCGATATAACAGTTGAAATGAAAGTATTATCTAGCACTCATCACTGTTTCATTTCACTTGCAATTTAAAATCGTCCTTACATATGTACCCACACCCGCAATGCAATGCTTACCTATCCGTTTCTATCTCAAATCTCGCCGCTTGCCTATGTCACGCCTTAAAATTGATCAGCTGTGTATTTCATGTGTCTACTGTCGCAAAATCATGTCTGTGTATTATCTTGGTTTTGTAAGCCCTCAGTTGTCTTTCTGATCTCTATCAGCGATACGGTTCGTATCGTGTGCTTAAATAAAGTATATCTTTTGTTCGTTAATCATTATCTATCCATCATCATCCCGCCTTCACTCACTCTTGTCTGTCATCACTAATTCGCGGATCCTACATCGATGATCCAGATCTATCAATATCTCTTTAAACAACAGTACGAATCTATTATACACCATTTGCCCCACTATTTTCATACGATGCAATGCTAAAGTGTCCAATAGGAGACTCATTGACCATAGCAGATGTCATAGCAGcatgtacaaaataaaattaaaatcataaGGTGATGTGTAtcagttattaaaaaaaatgtaactatTTACAGGTatgttataatatatcattttacattttataactcattttatatacctattttacatttttcatttcaaatagaATGGCGCAAAGCATTTTCATTTGTccatttgaataatatttttataagcactttccatttttcatttcaaatgcaTTTATGAAAGCATTTTACCCAGCCATGATTAGTTATTGGAAATTGTTATGAACAGACAAATCTCGTCTCATAAAAAGTTTACTCGCGACAATTTCTTATCTGAGAGCTGGCGCGAAAGGATgttgaaaaatcataataaaacACATACCTTCGTTCTAAACGTGTCGCATCGGCACGGTTAACTTTTATAATGCTCCGGTTATATCGAGTTGTTTCAATTTAGTCTTGTTTCTTGGCTTGAAAGTCGCTGCTTGCAGCTATGTACTTTATACACATGCATATTGCATACCTATGTCATAATGTATAACGTTACATGGATAGACACAATGGTGGCAGGATAGTTAACAATGTAACTCGCGGTGGCACCTACGTGAAATATGTGTAGGTGTGGTAGTTATATTCGAGAACAAAAGCTGTCTCTGGAGAACATTTATCGAGGTAACGAGCTTTCCGAGGCTGCAAGCTTCGTGTGACATTTTACGCTATACGTGCTGCATCGTGCACTACGGTTAACCACGTCACACttagaaattgattttccgTCACTGCTAGAGTTTGTTCGAAAGATCGCCTCTGTGTACTTTATACACGTGTACACGTCCACAATGTGCACGTTAACAATTGTGTACATACATTGATTGCATATCGGCACATCAGAGTCGTTATTATGTCCTCTAAAGACTTTAGTACCTATAGATACATAGTCCTCGTCTTCGCCGGagagaatttttgtaatttaaaaagAGATTTTTCAAGCAGCTTAAATAGCCTCGGTTGACTTTTAATCTCGATCGTTAGATAACTCGAGCATTTGGCTGAATGGTAAGAATTTTAATTACGCCAACTGCACTCTGGACAGCTTTTGAGTTGGGGCTAAATTCGTTTTGATACCCGCGTCACGGAGCAAAGTCAAAGGCGATAGTAGGCAAGGCTCAAGGCTGCAAAAGTCTCTCCAAGAGTTCTCTTTTCGCAATCAGTGTTAATGTAGGTCAGTAGCAGAGGGTTGCAGCGAgggtgtatattatatatatttacacaggTATACCATACGccgtatgtattatacattaaTGCCGCCTAAAATATTTACTACAAGATCGGTGTTGTTTTTATTGGAACTCATATGCGattgatgtatgtatattacaatTGATCcggttttttatatttgtatgtatatagagcTATATTAAATAGTGTATATAATTAATCGGGTCGTTAGTCAATTATAATATAGGAGATTTCATTTGTGGAACGTACGTGaggagtgatttttttcttacttttgtgAGCATCTGTCACTCGTGACATTAAATTATGGTTTAGCTGCGCGGTCCTACCCTAATAAATTCTACCGACCCGCGCAGAccgtgcgatttttttttttttcatattatatctACACGGCGACTTATTGTACGTTAAATGCTACAAAACCTAATTGGTCGTTGTATTTAAACTTTCTTAAAGGATTGATGGAAATGATAAGAAATGTGATATCGTTTTTATGTAAAGTTGTTTGTACCGGAAGTTGAGCTTTAGCTGTCTTCAACCtcagttgaaaatttcgcTTAAATTCAAATGTGGAATTTCGTTTAAAGTATTCAtacataatgtataaatatactcaATTTGCAAATCAAATTGAACCAAGGATACAAAGCGTGGAATGTTTGTCCAACGCTGCGAGGGCGTTTTTTAGCACACATGTTTAATGTATAAGCATGTCGTCGCcgtgtatatatttgtatgttttatattatatacatatatatatatatatatgtatgtatgtgtatgtataatgtatatgtatattcgaaATACATGTAGTGGCAGCGAATTTCTTGCGCTCATTCTTGCTCACACCTAATTCcctattaaatttatttatatatattggaAATTCCATGTCAACT is a window from the Diprion similis isolate iyDipSimi1 chromosome 6, iyDipSimi1.1, whole genome shotgun sequence genome containing:
- the LOC124406851 gene encoding COP9 signalosome complex subunit 1, coding for MPLPIQAVLFQQNAMEPMQVDAPTEDNDNTEEEPYIVENPSLDLEVYANSYTGLAKLYRLIYIADHCPTLRLEALKMAITYVMTTYNTGVYQTLHKKLQETIGTPGLPDIAAQSTSQDVPTIDHMWLESKSKKAALKLEKFDTDLKNYKSNSIKESIRRGHDDLGDHYLDCGDLSNALKCYSRARDYCTSGKHVVNMCLNVIKVSVYLQNWSHVLSYVTKAENTPDFTEIHGKDNNQAVITKLKVAAGLAELATTKYKMAARNFLQASLDHCDCPELLSPGNVALYGGLCALATFERHELQKQVIFSSSFKLFLELEPQLRDIIFQFYNSKYASCLKLLDEIKDNILLDMYIAPHVNSLYTQIRNRALIQYFSPYLSADMRRMATAFNRTVSALEDELMQLILEGQIQARIDSHNKILYAKDVDQRSTTFEKSISVGREYQRRTKMLILRAAMLKHQIHVKSPPRDTTQGSELSVAPGNSSIVSRN